In Gadus chalcogrammus isolate NIFS_2021 chromosome 23, NIFS_Gcha_1.0, whole genome shotgun sequence, a genomic segment contains:
- the LOC130376967 gene encoding uncharacterized protein LOC130376967 isoform X2, producing the protein MSSCCCLNSPCPVRTPPNPFGATAHRAGEGKQLVPSTAEEVVDYLEYATSRTEMDVALLREQYRLTKENKMRQNRVVVFRRATPDPWHDHLALHRCPSTPPVVTLSPPEQTSNAAGSNWPPPHRRHSEAGSFKPKNKVERYVDSAAGLKGSCPNISSKDPLSGCVHMAGACQLDGFLKIAPREEGGGESLTGTSEGFSFEGSFTSLEESYTPPGCSLTPSACSSVADPYETEDYDKPLEGSHGGYGLACPAFGRLAAPVPTPNRSQSFGVQPLRPTLVPDQHHFSTYYPFPNRRSIKKSEAAKKLGMYSSF; encoded by the exons ATGTCCTCATGCTGCTGTCTGAACTCTCCTTGCCCCGTGAGAACACCACCAAACCCCTTCGGAGCAACAGCGCATAGAGCAGGCGAAGGGAAGCAGCTCGTCCCGTCCACTGCCGAAGAAGTGGTCGATTATCTGGAATACGCAACAAGCCGGACTGAAATGGACGTAGCCTTACTCAGAGAGCAGTACAGATTGACCAAAGAGAACAAGATGAGGCAGAACCGGGTGGTCGTGTTCAGAAGAG cgacccctgacccctggcaCGATCACTTGGCCCTCCACCGGTGCCCCAGCACCCCTCCTGTGGTCACACTATCACCCCCGGAACAGACCAGCAACGCCGCTGGTTCCAATTGGCCTCCACCACACAG GAGGCACTCCGAGGCGGGGAGCTTTAAGCCGAAGAACAAAGTTGAAAGATATGTTGACTCTGCAGCGGGTTTAAAGGGCAGCTGCCCCAACATCTCCTCAAAGGATCCGCTCTCTGGCTGCGTCCACATGGCAGGAGCCTGTCAGCTGGACGGTTTCCTCAAGATTGCTCCCAGAGAAGAGGGCGGAGGTGAGTCCCTCACTGGCACCTCGGAGGGCTTCTCCTTTGAAGGCTCTTTCACAAGTTTGGAAGAGAGTTACACCCCTCCTGGTTGCTCCCTCACACCCTCAGCCTGCAGTTCAGTCGCTGATCCATATGAAACCGAGGATTATGACAAGCCACTGGAGGGTAGCCATGGTGGCTACGGCCTAGCGTGTCCTGCGTTCGGGAGGCTTGCTGCGCCTGTGCCAACCCCCAACCGAAGCCAGAGTTTTGGGGTGCAACCACTACGACCTACCCTCGTTCCTGATCAACACCATTTCTCCACCTACTATCCTTTCCCCAACAGGAGGTCCATAAAAAAGTCTGAGGCAGCCAAGAAACTGGGCATGTATTCCAGCTTTTAA
- the LOC130376967 gene encoding uncharacterized protein LOC130376967 isoform X1: protein MSSCCCLNSPCPVRTPPNPFGATAHRAGEGKQLVPSTAEEVVDYLEYATSRTEMDVALLREQYRLTKENKMRQNRVVVFRRVSEDLTEAMRIIPVAQGLSSSLWLTNSNRPPDLTLLSVDPTPATPDPWHDHLALHRCPSTPPVVTLSPPEQTSNAAGSNWPPPHRRHSEAGSFKPKNKVERYVDSAAGLKGSCPNISSKDPLSGCVHMAGACQLDGFLKIAPREEGGGESLTGTSEGFSFEGSFTSLEESYTPPGCSLTPSACSSVADPYETEDYDKPLEGSHGGYGLACPAFGRLAAPVPTPNRSQSFGVQPLRPTLVPDQHHFSTYYPFPNRRSIKKSEAAKKLGMYSSF, encoded by the exons ATGTCCTCATGCTGCTGTCTGAACTCTCCTTGCCCCGTGAGAACACCACCAAACCCCTTCGGAGCAACAGCGCATAGAGCAGGCGAAGGGAAGCAGCTCGTCCCGTCCACTGCCGAAGAAGTGGTCGATTATCTGGAATACGCAACAAGCCGGACTGAAATGGACGTAGCCTTACTCAGAGAGCAGTACAGATTGACCAAAGAGAACAAGATGAGGCAGAACCGGGTGGTCGTGTTCAGAAGAG TTTCAGAGGACCTCACTGAGGCCATGCGCATTATCCCCGTCGCGCAGGGTTTGTCCTCTTCGCTGTGGTTAACCAACAGCAACAGGCCTCCGGACTTGACCCTACTGTCTGTTGACCCAACTCcagcgacccctgacccctggcaCGATCACTTGGCCCTCCACCGGTGCCCCAGCACCCCTCCTGTGGTCACACTATCACCCCCGGAACAGACCAGCAACGCCGCTGGTTCCAATTGGCCTCCACCACACAG GAGGCACTCCGAGGCGGGGAGCTTTAAGCCGAAGAACAAAGTTGAAAGATATGTTGACTCTGCAGCGGGTTTAAAGGGCAGCTGCCCCAACATCTCCTCAAAGGATCCGCTCTCTGGCTGCGTCCACATGGCAGGAGCCTGTCAGCTGGACGGTTTCCTCAAGATTGCTCCCAGAGAAGAGGGCGGAGGTGAGTCCCTCACTGGCACCTCGGAGGGCTTCTCCTTTGAAGGCTCTTTCACAAGTTTGGAAGAGAGTTACACCCCTCCTGGTTGCTCCCTCACACCCTCAGCCTGCAGTTCAGTCGCTGATCCATATGAAACCGAGGATTATGACAAGCCACTGGAGGGTAGCCATGGTGGCTACGGCCTAGCGTGTCCTGCGTTCGGGAGGCTTGCTGCGCCTGTGCCAACCCCCAACCGAAGCCAGAGTTTTGGGGTGCAACCACTACGACCTACCCTCGTTCCTGATCAACACCATTTCTCCACCTACTATCCTTTCCCCAACAGGAGGTCCATAAAAAAGTCTGAGGCAGCCAAGAAACTGGGCATGTATTCCAGCTTTTAA